In Rhinolophus sinicus isolate RSC01 chromosome X, ASM3656204v1, whole genome shotgun sequence, a single genomic region encodes these proteins:
- the LOC109460066 gene encoding long-wave-sensitive opsin 1: MAQRWDPQRLSGGQPQASFEDSTQGSIFTYTNSNTTRGPFAGPNYHIAPRWVYHLTSTWMVFVVIASVFTNGLVLVATMRFKKLRHPLNWILVNLAVADLVETIIASSISVVNQIYGYFVLGHPLCVVEGYTVSLCGITGLWSLAIISWERWLVVCKPFGNMRFDTKLAITGIAFSWVWSAVWTAPPIFGWSRYWPHGLKTSCGPDVFSGSSYPGVQSYMIVLMITCCIIPLSIIVLCYLQVWLAIRAVAKQQKESESTQKAEKEVTRMVVVMILAYCFCWGPYTFFACFAAAHPGYAFHPLVAALPAYFAKSATIYNPIIYVFMNRQFRNCILQLFGKRVDDSSELSSTSKTEASCVSSVSPA, translated from the exons ATGGCCCAGCGGTGGGACCCCCAAAGGCTTTCAGGAGGGCAGCCGCAGGCCAGCTTTGAGGACAGCACCCAGGGGAGCATCTTCACCTACACCAACAGCAACACCACCAGAG GCCCTTTTGCAGGTCCCAACTACCACATCGCTCCCAGATGGGTGTACCACCTCACCAGCACCTGGATGGTCTTTGTAGTCATTGCATCGGTGTTCACTAATGGGCTTGTGTTAGTGGCCACCATGAGGTTCAAGAAGCTACGCCACCCTCTGAACTGGATCCTGGTGAACTTGGCAGTTGCTGACCTGGTAGAGACCATCATTGCCAGCTCCATCAGCGTTGTGAACCAGATCTATGGCTACTTTGTGCTGGGCCACCCTCTGTGTGTCGTGGAGGGCTACACTGTCTCCCTGTGTG GCATCACGGGTCTCTGGTCCCTGGCCATCATTTCTTGGGAGAGGTGGCTGGTGGTCTGTAAGCCCTTTGGCAACATGCGATTTGACACCAAGCTGGCCATCACAGGCATCGCCTTCTCCTGGGTCTGGTCTGCCGTGTGGACTGCCCCGCCCATCTTTGGTTGGAGCAG GTACTGGCCCCATGGCCTGAAGACTTCCTGCGGCCCAGACGTGTTCAGCGGCAGCTCGTACCCTGGGGTGCAGTCGTACATGATTGTCCTCATGATCACATGCTGTATCATCCCACTCAGCATCATTGTGCTCTGCTACCTGCAAGTATGGCTGGCCATCCGAGCA GTGGCAAAGCAGCAGAAAGAATCCGAGTCCACCcagaaggcagagaaggaggtGACGCGCATGGTGGTCGTGATGATCCTGGCATACTGCTTCTGCTGGGGGCCCTATACCTTCTTCGCATGCTTTGCTGCTGCCCACCCTGGCTATGCCTTCCACCCTCTGGTGGCCGCCCTGCCAGCCTACTTTGCCAAAAGTGCCACTATCTACAACCCCATTATCTATGTCTTTATGAACCGGCAG TTTCGAAACTGCATCTTGCAGCTTTTTGGGAAGAGAGTGGATGATAGCTCTGAACTCTCCAGCACCTCCAAAACGGAGGCCTCATGTGTCTCTTCGGTGTCACCGGCATGA